Proteins found in one Patescibacteria group bacterium genomic segment:
- a CDS encoding alpha/beta hydrolase encodes MTEEKVILINNLKVNFKIEGEGEPLLILHGWGGSSDSWIEVRKILANQGFLVICLDLPGFGKSISPPIPWTVRDYSDFLLNFIKNLKLEKIILMGHSFGGRITIKFARLYPEKLKNLILCASAGIKHSFNTRQKIFFNLARLGNFLFSKGFLKRFKDSARNIFYLFLRQRDYQKVKGVMKETFKKVVAEDLLPELSQIKTKTLIIWGERDKSVPLEDAYLMKERIPHSILEIIPKAPHTPNLEVPEKLAEIITHFLRS; translated from the coding sequence ATGACAGAGGAAAAAGTAATTTTAATTAACAATTTAAAAGTCAATTTCAAAATAGAGGGAGAGGGAGAACCTCTTTTAATTTTGCATGGTTGGGGAGGATCATCAGATTCCTGGATTGAAGTTCGGAAAATTTTAGCCAATCAGGGGTTTTTAGTAATTTGCCTCGATTTACCGGGATTTGGGAAAAGTATTAGCCCTCCCATTCCCTGGACAGTGAGAGATTATAGTGATTTTTTATTAAATTTTATTAAAAATCTCAAGTTAGAAAAAATAATTTTAATGGGTCATTCTTTTGGTGGGAGAATAACAATAAAATTTGCCAGATTATATCCTGAAAAGTTAAAAAATTTAATTTTGTGCGCTTCAGCAGGAATTAAACATAGTTTCAATACTCGCCAGAAAATATTTTTCAATTTAGCCCGTCTCGGAAATTTTTTATTTTCTAAAGGATTTTTAAAAAGATTTAAAGACTCAGCTAGAAATATTTTCTATTTATTTTTACGCCAGAGAGATTATCAAAAGGTAAAAGGAGTAATGAAAGAAACTTTCAAAAAAGTAGTGGCAGAAGATCTTCTTCCTGAACTTTCTCAGATTAAAACAAAGACTCTAATTATTTGGGGAGAAAGAGATAAGTCAGTTCCCTTAGAAGATGCCTATTTAATGAAAGAAAGAATTCCCCACTCAATTTTAGAGATTATCCCAAAAGCCCCTCACACCCCTAATCTAGAAGTTCCAGAAAAACTAGCTGAAATCATAACACATTTCCTACGATCGTGA
- the serS gene encoding serine--tRNA ligase, with amino-acid sequence MLDIKFIRNNPDIVKEGCQKKQVKVDIDRILKLDKERRDLIKKRDELRAQHRDTSSIVARDVTGPGPISIKIEKGREEREEIKNYDEKLKEIEKELQDLMLQVPIPPAPDVPEGKTEEDNVPVKFWGKLPKFNFSPKDYITLMESLDLLDLKRGTKIGGFRQYVIKNEAVLLEQVLLRWSLDYLIKKGFIPFRPTVMVKEFAMTGTGMFPRGREDTYVTSDDLFLAGTTEVPLMAYHANEILEEKELPKKYVGISEAFRREVGSYGKDVKGIFRVHEFWQTEQVIICKNDEKKSIKWHEELLKNSEELMQALDLPYRVVNCCAGDLADGQVKRYDIEAWIPSQKRYRETHSDSYLFDFQTRRLNIRYRTKDGKIKFAHSLNDTGIAVPRILAAIIENYQRKDGKINVPKVLQKYLPFKVIKR; translated from the coding sequence ATGTTAGATATAAAATTTATAAGAAACAATCCAGATATTGTCAAAGAGGGATGCCAAAAAAAACAGGTCAAAGTTGATATTGATCGAATTTTGAAGCTAGATAAAGAAAGAAGAGACCTTATAAAAAAAAGAGATGAATTGAGGGCTCAACATCGCGATACTAGTAGTATAGTGGCGAGAGATGTCACTGGGCCAGGGCCAATATCTATAAAAATAGAAAAGGGAAGGGAGGAAAGAGAAGAAATAAAGAATTACGATGAAAAATTAAAAGAAATTGAAAAAGAGTTGCAGGATTTAATGCTTCAAGTTCCCATTCCGCCAGCCCCTGATGTTCCCGAGGGAAAAACAGAGGAAGATAACGTCCCGGTGAAATTTTGGGGAAAACTACCAAAATTTAATTTTTCTCCAAAAGATTATATTACTCTTATGGAGTCTTTAGACCTTTTAGATCTTAAGCGTGGGACGAAGATTGGTGGATTCAGGCAATATGTGATTAAAAATGAGGCAGTTTTACTTGAACAAGTTCTTCTTCGATGGTCGCTTGATTACTTAATCAAAAAAGGTTTTATCCCCTTCAGGCCAACAGTGATGGTGAAAGAGTTTGCTATGACTGGGACAGGAATGTTTCCGAGGGGTAGGGAAGATACTTATGTAACGAGTGATGATTTATTCTTAGCTGGAACTACAGAAGTTCCTTTAATGGCATATCATGCCAATGAGATATTAGAAGAAAAAGAATTACCAAAGAAATATGTTGGGATCTCTGAGGCATTTCGGAGAGAAGTAGGGAGTTATGGTAAAGATGTTAAGGGAATTTTTCGGGTTCATGAGTTTTGGCAGACTGAACAGGTTATTATTTGTAAAAACGATGAAAAAAAGTCAATAAAATGGCATGAAGAACTTCTTAAAAACTCTGAGGAACTTATGCAAGCTTTGGATTTGCCATATCGAGTAGTTAATTGTTGTGCAGGAGACTTGGCTGATGGTCAGGTTAAAAGATACGATATTGAAGCTTGGATTCCTTCTCAGAAGAGGTATCGCGAGACTCATTCAGACTCCTACCTCTTCGATTTCCAAACCCGCCGCTTAAACATTCGCTATCGAACCAAAGATGGTAAGATTAAATTTGCCCACTCACTAAATGATACTGGGATTGCTGTGCCAAGAATTCTAGCTGCCATCATCGAAAATTATCAAAGAAAAGATGGAAAAATTAATGTTCCGAAAGTTCTACAAAAATATCTTCCTTTCAAAGTAATTAAAAGATGA
- a CDS encoding FtsQ-type POTRA domain-containing protein, translating into MRKKFRRPYKIKRKKSILKNRFFWLTLLILIISGVIFYFFIFSSFFQVERVIVSGNEKVSKENIKAVVESNLEEKILFFPTKSIFLVNLNKIKKDVLNSFLQIAEIEISRGFPDSLNIIVVERLAIATFCQEENCFLLDNKGIIFEKAQLETNLLKIKDRQNIPLSVLGEKVIEKDYLEKILRIQKNISEELKIEVEELIALSERLNVKTIESWEIYFDLKGDIAWQLTKLSLVLKEKIPSENRKDLEYIELRFGNLATFRYKR; encoded by the coding sequence ATGAGAAAGAAATTTAGAAGACCTTATAAAATTAAAAGAAAAAAATCGATTTTGAAAAATCGGTTTTTCTGGTTAACTCTCTTAATTTTAATTATTTCTGGAGTTATTTTTTATTTTTTTATTTTCTCCTCATTTTTTCAGGTAGAAAGAGTTATTGTTTCTGGTAATGAGAAGGTTTCAAAAGAAAATATTAAAGCTGTAGTTGAAAGTAACTTAGAGGAAAAAATTTTATTTTTTCCTACCAAAAGCATTTTTCTAGTTAATTTAAATAAAATTAAAAAAGATGTCTTAAATAGCTTTCTTCAAATAGCTGAGATTGAAATTAGCCGGGGATTCCCTGATAGTTTAAATATTATTGTGGTAGAGAGATTGGCAATTGCTACTTTTTGCCAAGAGGAGAATTGTTTTTTGCTGGATAATAAAGGAATTATCTTTGAGAAGGCTCAGTTAGAGACAAATTTACTCAAAATTAAAGATAGACAAAATATTCCCCTTTCTGTTTTAGGAGAAAAGGTGATTGAAAAAGATTATCTTGAGAAAATTTTAAGAATTCAAAAAAATATTTCAGAAGAACTTAAAATTGAAGTTGAGGAACTTATCGCCCTTAGTGAACGTTTAAATGTTAAAACCATTGAGAGTTGGGAAATTTATTTTGATCTAAAAGGAGACATCGCTTGGCAACTGACAAAACTGAGTTTAGTCTTAAAAGAAAAAATCCCTTCAGAAAATCGAAAGGATTTAGAATATATTGAGCTAAGATTTGGCAACTTAGCCACCTTTAGATACAAACGATAG
- a CDS encoding UDP-N-acetylmuramoyl-tripeptide--D-alanyl-D-alanine ligase — MANFFPLSIFLSLFWFISKTKIFLFYLYLWQLKEYHIGRFRAHFQTEKGKELIFNPLIFLKIVLILIFFIFPASLPILLLFLYFIESSQAFRNFLQKKLKKPVLTKKTTLLILVILFFEIFFLFTLFFNIKNITRFAFWLLVFDILTPLIASLIVLLLQPLTVLARWHIIQKAKKKREKFKDLIVVGITGSFGKTSTKEFLATILEEKFSPSIRQKTNYGGSAVASGEGGKVLKTFGHQNSEIGISQCILNDLKPEHQIFIVEMGAYNRGGIKLLCDITKPKIGILTGINEQHLATFGSQENIIKTKYELIESLPGDGLAIFNGNNKYCVQLYQKTKIPKKIYRSTFPTIVENTLQGDIWTEEIKVEKDSLSFKVFSNDGDWANFKVNLLGAQNAPNLLAAICVAKELGMSFQEISKACQKIKPWQGGVKLLKARLPARQGKNGLNIIDSTYSTNPDGVIYHLEYLKIWKGKKIIVMPCLIELGKTTIEVHKRIGERIGQVCNLAIITTKERFKEIKEEAVKSGISEENILFLKDPRAIFEKIKIFIEGDLSSEARRAKEDVILLESRVPNQLINLLIE, encoded by the coding sequence ATGGCTAATTTTTTTCCTTTAAGTATTTTTTTAAGCCTTTTTTGGTTTATCAGTAAAACCAAAATTTTCTTATTTTATCTTTACCTTTGGCAACTAAAAGAATATCATATTGGAAGGTTTCGAGCTCATTTTCAAACAGAAAAAGGAAAGGAACTAATATTTAATCCACTTATTTTTTTAAAAATAGTCCTAATTCTCATTTTTTTTATTTTCCCAGCCTCCCTCCCCATTCTTTTATTATTTTTGTATTTCATTGAATCAAGCCAGGCCTTTAGAAATTTTCTCCAAAAGAAACTAAAAAAGCCAGTTTTGACTAAAAAAACTACCCTTTTAATCTTAGTAATTTTGTTCTTTGAAATCTTTTTCCTTTTTACCCTCTTTTTTAATATAAAGAATATTACCCGATTTGCTTTCTGGCTTCTTGTTTTTGATATCTTGACTCCACTAATTGCTTCTCTAATAGTTCTTCTCCTTCAACCTTTAACAGTTTTGGCAAGATGGCACATTATTCAAAAAGCCAAGAAAAAAAGAGAGAAATTTAAAGATTTAATAGTTGTTGGCATTACCGGAAGCTTCGGCAAAACCTCAACCAAAGAATTTCTAGCAACTATTTTAGAAGAAAAGTTTTCCCCCTCTATTCGTCAAAAAACGAACTATGGAGGATCCGCCGTAGCCTCTGGCGAAGGCGGCAAAGTTTTAAAAACTTTCGGGCATCAAAATAGTGAAATTGGCATTTCCCAATGTATTTTAAATGATTTAAAACCTGAACACCAAATTTTTATTGTTGAGATGGGGGCTTACAATCGGGGAGGAATAAAGCTTCTTTGTGATATTACTAAGCCAAAAATTGGCATTTTAACTGGAATTAATGAACAGCACCTGGCTACCTTTGGCTCTCAAGAAAATATCATTAAAACAAAATATGAACTCATTGAATCTTTACCAGGAGATGGTCTGGCCATTTTTAATGGTAATAATAAATATTGTGTCCAACTTTATCAAAAAACAAAAATACCAAAAAAAATCTATCGTAGTACATTTCCTACGATCGTAGAAAATACACTACAGGGGGACATTTGGACAGAAGAGATTAAGGTTGAGAAAGACTCTCTTTCTTTTAAAGTTTTTTCAAACGATGGGGATTGGGCTAATTTTAAAGTAAATCTTTTAGGAGCTCAAAATGCCCCAAATCTTTTAGCAGCAATTTGTGTTGCCAAAGAATTGGGAATGTCATTTCAAGAAATTTCCAAAGCCTGTCAGAAAATTAAACCTTGGCAAGGGGGAGTGAAATTATTAAAAGCCCGCCTGCCGGCGAGGCAGGGAAAAAATGGTTTAAATATTATTGATTCAACTTATTCAACCAATCCTGATGGAGTAATCTATCATTTGGAATATTTAAAAATCTGGAAAGGAAAAAAAATAATTGTTATGCCTTGTTTGATTGAATTAGGTAAGACAACAATTGAGGTTCACAAGAGAATAGGGGAGAGGATTGGTCAGGTTTGCAATTTGGCAATTATTACCACAAAAGAAAGATTTAAAGAGATAAAAGAAGAAGCAGTAAAGAGTGGGATATCAGAGGAAAATATTTTATTTTTAAAAGATCCTAGAGCAATTTTTGAGAAGATCAAAATTTTTATTGAGGGAGACTTGTCCTCCGAAGCCCGAAGGGCGAAGGAAGATGTAATACTTTTAGAAAGTAGGGTACCTAATCAGTTAATTAATTTATTAATTGAATAA
- a CDS encoding glycosyltransferase family 39 protein, giving the protein MDKRTLILLIIILIIAAFFRLWQLNSIPPGLYPDVAINGNEALTALKTGNFKVFYPENNGREGLFINLISLSFSIFGVKIWSIKIVAAIIGIFTVFGFYLLVKELFAQTPNSRLQATNIALLTSFFLATSFWHTNFSRIGFRAILLPFILVFSFYFLLRGLRRRKILDFIISGIFFGLGFYTYISFRFAVLILLVILIPFWFIYRKEGQSKKILFFVCCFLFSVFITALPIGIYFLKNPQYFISRAAPISIFATENPIKAFSVSLIQHLAMFNFYGDSNWRHNFSGSPMLPWPLGILFLIGIAISFKECISSTKNKNWVLVTDYWLLLSWFFILLLPGILTFEGVPHSLRVIGIIPVVYVFVGLASWKIYQFFEKNTKRKKMLFFACLLFLIAISYSEFNKYFFDWGKSPEVEGAFTKRFAEIGYFLNSLPKEAKKYVIVNEPGVSVPWPDGIPMPAQTIMFIENIKYDSPQSTYLLPEDLDQIKIDKKTVIVPMKYDQNIFGEFSKRFPGGKIEEKEGFFVYKINF; this is encoded by the coding sequence ATGGATAAAAGGACTCTGATTTTATTAATTATTATCCTTATTATTGCTGCCTTTTTTAGACTATGGCAGTTAAATTCAATTCCGCCAGGACTTTATCCTGATGTGGCAATAAATGGAAATGAAGCCTTAACTGCTCTGAAAACTGGGAATTTTAAAGTCTTTTATCCTGAAAATAATGGCCGAGAAGGCCTTTTTATTAATTTAATTTCCTTATCTTTTTCAATTTTTGGAGTGAAAATCTGGTCAATAAAAATAGTAGCTGCAATAATCGGTATTTTCACTGTCTTTGGATTTTATTTATTAGTAAAAGAGTTATTCGCTCAAACTCCAAACTCCAGGCTCCAGGCTACAAATATTGCTCTTTTGACCAGTTTCTTTTTGGCTACTTCTTTCTGGCACACTAATTTTTCTAGGATTGGCTTTCGGGCAATCTTACTTCCTTTTATCTTAGTTTTTTCTTTTTATTTTCTATTAAGAGGCCTTCGCCGAAGAAAGATTTTGGATTTTATAATTTCGGGGATATTCTTTGGTTTAGGTTTTTATACTTATATTTCTTTTAGATTCGCTGTCTTAATTCTTCTGGTTATTTTAATTCCTTTTTGGTTTATTTACAGAAAAGAGGGGCAATCAAAAAAAATTCTGTTTTTTGTCTGCTGTTTTTTGTTTTCTGTTTTTATTACAGCTTTACCAATTGGAATTTATTTTTTAAAAAATCCCCAATACTTTATTTCCCGGGCCGCTCCTATTTCGATATTTGCCACTGAAAATCCTATCAAAGCCTTTAGTGTAAGTCTTATTCAACATCTGGCAATGTTTAATTTTTATGGCGATTCAAATTGGCGTCACAATTTTTCAGGTTCACCGATGCTCCCTTGGCCATTGGGGATTTTATTTTTAATTGGAATTGCTATTTCATTCAAAGAATGTATATCGTCAACAAAAAATAAAAACTGGGTACTGGTCACTGATTACTGGTTACTACTGTCCTGGTTCTTTATCCTACTCTTACCAGGTATTTTAACTTTCGAAGGAGTCCCCCACTCTCTAAGAGTAATTGGCATAATTCCAGTAGTTTATGTTTTTGTTGGGCTAGCTAGCTGGAAAATTTACCAATTTTTTGAGAAAAATACTAAAAGAAAAAAAATGTTATTTTTCGCCTGTCTTTTATTCCTTATTGCTATCTCTTATTCTGAATTTAATAAATACTTTTTTGATTGGGGAAAAAGCCCAGAAGTTGAAGGAGCTTTTACAAAAAGATTTGCTGAAATTGGTTATTTTTTAAATTCTTTACCGAAAGAAGCAAAAAAATATGTAATTGTTAATGAGCCAGGAGTTTCTGTTCCTTGGCCAGATGGCATTCCGATGCCAGCTCAGACCATCATGTTCATTGAGAATATAAAATATGATTCCCCTCAATCAACTTATCTATTGCCAGAAGACTTAGATCAGATTAAGATAGATAAAAAAACAGTAATTGTCCCGATGAAATACGACCAGAATATATTTGGTGAATTTTCAAAAAGATTCCCTGGAGGAAAAATAGAAGAAAAAGAAGGATTTTTTGTATATAAAATTAATTTTTAA
- a CDS encoding peptidoglycan bridge formation glycyltransferase FemA/FemB family protein: MEIKKIQIKEVWEGFLSGCKEKTFLQSWNWGEFQKMMGNKIWRFGIFENDNLISTAFFYKIQAKRGTFLFLPHSLVFKQQATSNKQQVLKILLEKLKKIAKEENASFIRVGPILEGTKENIEIFKNLGFRNAPIHIHPELTWELDISPLKEELLKNMRKTTRYLIRKSPKEGVEIFSSQNPKDLEIFYKLYRDVVSRQKFIPFSLKYLKNEFSSFSPDNQILIFFGKYKNEIISSGIFIFWQNLAFYHHGASLLRYSKIPASYSLLWEAILKAKKRGCQKFNFWGIASKENPKHPWAGLTLFKKGFGGYKKEYVKTQDFPISQKYWLTFIFEKIRKTKRGF; the protein is encoded by the coding sequence ATGGAGATTAAAAAAATTCAAATTAAAGAAGTTTGGGAAGGTTTCCTTTCGGGATGTAAAGAAAAGACATTTTTGCAATCCTGGAATTGGGGAGAATTTCAAAAAATGATGGGAAACAAAATCTGGAGATTTGGAATTTTTGAAAATGACAACTTAATTTCTACTGCCTTTTTCTATAAAATTCAGGCTAAGAGAGGAACTTTTTTGTTTTTGCCCCACAGCCTGGTTTTCAAGCAACAAGCAACAAGCAACAAGCAACAAGTTTTGAAAATATTATTAGAAAAATTAAAAAAGATTGCAAAAGAGGAAAATGCAAGTTTTATTAGGGTAGGTCCAATTTTAGAGGGAACTAAAGAAAATATTGAAATTTTCAAAAATTTAGGTTTTAGAAACGCTCCTATTCATATCCACCCAGAACTGACCTGGGAATTGGATATTTCACCCTTGAAAGAGGAACTCTTGAAAAATATGCGAAAAACTACCCGTTATTTAATTCGCAAATCTCCAAAAGAGGGAGTGGAAATATTCAGTAGTCAAAATCCAAAAGATCTTGAAATTTTTTATAAACTCTATCGGGATGTAGTTTCACGCCAAAAATTTATCCCTTTCTCTCTAAAATATTTAAAAAATGAATTTTCGAGTTTTTCACCCGATAATCAAATTTTGATTTTTTTTGGAAAATACAAAAATGAAATTATTTCTTCTGGAATTTTCATTTTCTGGCAAAATTTAGCCTTTTATCATCATGGAGCTTCTTTGTTAAGATATTCAAAGATTCCGGCCTCTTATTCTTTACTCTGGGAGGCAATATTAAAGGCAAAAAAAAGAGGCTGTCAAAAATTTAATTTTTGGGGAATAGCTTCAAAAGAAAATCCAAAACATCCCTGGGCTGGTTTAACTTTATTTAAAAAAGGCTTTGGGGGTTATAAAAAAGAATATGTTAAAACTCAAGATTTTCCCATTTCCCAAAAATATTGGTTAACTTTTATTTTTGAAAAAATAAGAAAAACAAAAAGAGGTTTTTAG
- a CDS encoding aminotransferase class V-fold PLP-dependent enzyme — MKFCQGFKPITISLSPNTEKDDIDLALKLIFQPKKWKEGPEIKNLEQNFKKYLGVKNTFSFNSGRSAFLAILEALEIGGGDEVLLQAFTCNAAINPILKKGAEPVFVDIDDTINMDPEDLRKKITSRSKAVMIQHNFGWPAKISEILKITKEHNLFLIEDSAHSLGAKFKGKFCGTFGDVAFFSFGRDKIISSVFGGMAVTNNEKLAEKIKEFQERIDYPSNFWIFQQLLHPILVNYLIIPAYGLGPNLGRILLGLSHKLSILSKAVHREEKKGRIPKYFPKRLPNVLSILALNQFRKLERFNKHRREIANFYQKELKNTNFLLPLAKAREERVPTFLRYPILLNFDTDEILKKARKRKIYLDDGWRKSPIVPLDTNIEKMRYLSGSCPESEKVAQAILNLPTHINISQKQAKKIADFLKIYGD; from the coding sequence ATGAAATTTTGTCAAGGATTTAAGCCAATTACAATTTCTTTATCTCCAAATACTGAAAAAGATGACATTGATTTAGCTTTAAAATTAATTTTTCAGCCAAAGAAATGGAAAGAAGGACCTGAAATTAAAAATTTAGAACAAAATTTTAAAAAATATTTAGGGGTAAAAAATACCTTTTCTTTTAATAGCGGCCGCTCAGCTTTTTTGGCAATTTTAGAGGCTTTAGAAATAGGAGGAGGAGACGAGGTTTTATTACAAGCTTTCACTTGTAATGCAGCAATAAATCCAATTTTGAAAAAGGGAGCTGAACCTGTTTTTGTTGATATAGATGATACTATAAATATGGATCCAGAAGACTTGAGAAAAAAGATCACTTCTCGATCAAAAGCAGTAATGATTCAACATAATTTTGGTTGGCCAGCTAAAATAAGCGAGATTTTAAAAATTACTAAAGAGCATAATTTATTCTTAATTGAAGATTCTGCCCATTCATTGGGAGCCAAATTTAAAGGAAAGTTTTGTGGAACTTTTGGCGACGTAGCTTTTTTTTCTTTTGGCCGAGATAAAATAATTTCTTCTGTATTTGGAGGAATGGCAGTCACTAATAATGAGAAACTAGCTGAAAAAATAAAAGAATTCCAAGAAAGAATAGATTACCCCTCCAATTTCTGGATTTTTCAACAACTTCTGCATCCAATTTTGGTAAATTATTTAATAATACCAGCTTACGGTTTAGGTCCTAATTTAGGAAGAATTCTTCTGGGCTTATCCCATAAACTCTCTATTCTCTCTAAAGCAGTTCATAGAGAAGAAAAAAAGGGAAGGATTCCGAAATATTTCCCAAAACGTCTCCCAAATGTACTATCCATTTTAGCTCTAAATCAATTTAGAAAATTGGAAAGGTTTAACAAGCACCGGAGAGAAATTGCTAATTTTTATCAAAAAGAACTTAAAAATACTAATTTTCTTCTTCCTTTAGCTAAAGCAAGAGAAGAAAGGGTTCCGACTTTCCTTCGTTATCCAATTTTGCTAAATTTTGATACAGATGAAATTTTAAAAAAAGCCAGAAAGAGAAAAATTTATCTGGATGATGGTTGGAGAAAAAGCCCAATAGTCCCTTTAGATACTAACATTGAAAAGATGAGATATCTTTCAGGTAGCTGTCCGGAATCTGAAAAAGTAGCTCAAGCTATTTTGAACTTGCCAACCCATATCAACATTTCTCAAAAACAAGCCAAAAAAATTGCTGATTTCTTAAAAATCTATGGAGATTAA
- a CDS encoding glycosyltransferase family 39 protein, translated as MSNRLTNFIAALLLIFVFFITIFSMKDDSATMDEVAHLPSGYSYLTQKDMRLNPEHPPLIKDLSALPLLFIKGINFPQDIKNWKEDINGQWGFGYHFLYKTGNPADQMIFWGRIPMILILILLGFYIFLWTKELFGNKAALISLFLFSFSPTFLAHGKLVTTDVGAAAGVFIATYYFVKFLKNSSKKNLIIAGISLGLAQLAKFSVIFLFPCFGILILAWAVIKAFDFKSFLKFFGIYLLCFVLILVIAYLLIWPVYQYHVLDYPKERQVRDTEFLLSSFGNKSLVNLVSWMADKPILRPYAQYLLGLFLVLQRGAGGHTTYFLGEISATGWRNYFPIVYIIKEPLAFHILTILALLYISWLIKRLFWVNTFRRLFDWLKNHFPEFAMLCFIGIYWTASLISNLNIGVRHLLPTFPFTFILVSIVITSWLKSPPFGIKYLILGILILWQITSVISIYPHFLSYFNEIAGGPDQGFIYSVNSNLDWGQDLKRLKKWVNENKIEKIYVDYFGGGDAKYYLKEKFAPWWGTKDPRELPKGSYLAVSVTFLQGGRGIPVPGFNQPHSYYRWLDQEEPIEKIGHSIFVYYID; from the coding sequence ATGTCTAATCGCCTCACCAATTTTATTGCCGCTCTTTTGTTAATATTTGTGTTCTTCATAACTATTTTCAGTATGAAAGATGATTCTGCCACCATGGATGAGGTTGCCCATTTACCATCGGGTTACTCATATCTGACCCAAAAGGATATGAGATTAAATCCTGAGCATCCTCCCTTAATAAAAGATTTATCTGCCCTTCCCCTGCTTTTTATCAAAGGTATAAATTTTCCACAAGATATTAAAAACTGGAAAGAAGATATTAATGGCCAATGGGGATTTGGCTATCACTTTTTATATAAAACTGGTAATCCGGCAGACCAAATGATTTTTTGGGGAAGAATTCCAATGATTTTAATCTTAATTTTACTTGGATTTTATATTTTTTTATGGACAAAAGAGCTTTTTGGTAATAAAGCTGCTCTGATATCTCTATTTTTATTTTCTTTTTCACCGACTTTTCTTGCCCACGGAAAATTAGTAACCACTGATGTTGGAGCGGCAGCCGGAGTATTCATTGCTACTTATTATTTTGTTAAGTTTTTAAAAAATTCCTCCAAGAAAAATTTAATAATTGCTGGAATCTCCTTAGGCCTTGCCCAATTGGCAAAGTTTTCAGTAATTTTCCTCTTTCCCTGTTTTGGAATTTTAATTTTAGCTTGGGCAGTAATTAAGGCATTTGATTTTAAATCATTTCTAAAATTTTTTGGTATTTATCTTTTATGTTTTGTTTTAATCTTGGTTATTGCTTATCTCTTAATCTGGCCAGTTTATCAATATCACGTTTTAGATTATCCCAAAGAAAGACAGGTCAGGGATACTGAATTTTTACTTTCCTCTTTTGGAAACAAAAGCTTAGTTAATTTAGTAAGTTGGATGGCAGATAAACCAATTTTGAGACCCTATGCTCAATATCTTTTAGGGCTTTTTCTGGTTTTACAAAGAGGAGCAGGTGGCCATACAACCTATTTTCTGGGAGAGATTTCAGCCACTGGCTGGAGAAATTATTTTCCAATAGTCTATATCATAAAAGAGCCTTTGGCCTTTCATATTTTAACAATTCTGGCCTTGCTTTATATTAGCTGGCTGATTAAAAGACTTTTCTGGGTCAATACTTTTCGAAGACTTTTTGATTGGCTAAAAAATCATTTTCCAGAATTTGCCATGCTCTGTTTTATTGGAATTTACTGGACAGCCAGCCTGATTTCTAATCTCAATATTGGGGTTCGCCATCTTTTACCAACATTTCCTTTTACTTTTATTTTAGTTAGTATCGTTATAACCTCCTGGTTAAAATCCCCTCCTTTTGGAATAAAATATTTAATTTTAGGAATCCTGATTCTATGGCAAATAACTTCAGTTATTTCCATTTATCCTCATTTTTTATCTTACTTTAATGAAATAGCTGGCGGACCTGATCAAGGTTTCATCTATAGTGTTAATTCTAATTTAGATTGGGGGCAAGATTTAAAAAGATTAAAAAAATGGGTCAATGAAAATAAAATCGAAAAAATTTATGTTGATTATTTTGGTGGCGGGGATGCTAAATATTATTTAAAAGAAAAATTTGCCCCTTGGTGGGGCACTAAAGATCCAAGAGAATTGCCAAAAGGAAGTTATTTAGCTGTATCAGTCACTTTTTTGCAAGGTGGCCGGGGAATACCAGTCCCTGGCTTTAATCAACCTCATAGTTACTATCGTTGGCTTGACCAAGAAGAACCCATAGAAAAAATTGGTCATTCAATCTTCGTCTATTATATAGATTGA
- a CDS encoding HDIG domain-containing protein — MNRETALKLVQEKIKNLNLIKHSLAVEACLRALARHFNENEEKWALTGLLHDIDYEETKDDPKAHSILGAQILEKLGLDSEIVQAVKTHNEIHGIKPEGLMAKALFCVDPLTGLIVAATLVLPGKKINDLTAENVLNRFKEKAFARGAKREIIAKCSEIGLSLEGFVAICLKAMKEISDQLGL, encoded by the coding sequence ATGAATCGAGAAACGGCTTTAAAATTAGTTCAAGAAAAAATAAAAAATTTAAATTTAATAAAGCATTCTTTAGCTGTTGAGGCTTGTCTAAGGGCTTTGGCTAGGCATTTTAATGAGAACGAAGAAAAGTGGGCCTTAACCGGGTTATTACATGACATTGATTATGAAGAAACCAAAGATGACCCAAAAGCGCACTCAATATTAGGAGCCCAGATTCTTGAAAAGTTAGGGTTAGATTCGGAAATTGTCCAGGCAGTCAAAACCCATAATGAAATTCATGGAATAAAACCTGAAGGACTGATGGCTAAAGCCTTATTTTGTGTTGATCCTTTAACTGGTTTAATTGTCGCCGCTACTTTAGTTTTACCTGGTAAAAAGATAAATGATTTAACCGCAGAAAATGTTTTAAATCGATTTAAAGAAAAGGCTTTTGCCAGGGGCGCTAAAAGAGAAATTATTGCCAAATGTTCAGAAATTGGTTTAAGCTTAGAAGGATTTGTCGCAATCTGTCTTAAAGCAATGAAGGAGATAAGCGATCAATTGGGATTATAA